The bacterium genomic sequence CGACAGCGACGGCACCCGCCTGCAGGGGCGCATCAAGCTCATCAGCCCGGTCATCGACCCGGCCAGCGGCACCATCAAGCTCACCGTCGAGGTGCCCGACTACCCGGCCGACACGCGTCCCGGCGACTTCGCCGAGGTGCAGATCGTGACCGAGCTGCGCCAGGGGGCGACCCTGGTGCCGCGGGCCGCGGTCATCACCGACAAGGGCGAGACCGTGGTCTACGTCGCCGCGCCCGGCGACGACGGCGTCAGCGCCGAGCGCCGCGTGGTCGCCGTGGGCTTCACCGACGACGACAACGCCCAGATCCTCGACGGGCTCGCCGTGGGCGAGTCGGTGGTCACCAAGGGGCAGCGCTCGCTCCAGCACGGCACGCCGCTGAAGGTGCTCGAGGGCGAAGGGCCGCTGGTGGCGCGCGACGGCGCCGGCCAGGCCGGCGAGAGCCGCAAGCGCGGCGGGCAGCGGGCCGAAGGGACGTCCCACTGATGCGCTCGTTCATCGACGTCGCGGTGCGCCGCCGGGTGAGCGTGGTCATGGCCGCCCTGGCGGTCATCGCGTTCGGCATCGTGGCCTACGACCGCCTCTCCCTCGAGCTCTTCCCCGACATCACCTACCCCAGCCTCACGGTGCAGACCGAGTTCCCGGACACGGCCCCCCAGGAGGTCGAGAACCTCGTCACGCGCCCGGTCGAGGAGGCCGTCGGCGTGCTGCGCGGCCTGCAGACCATCCACTCGGTCTCGCGGGCGGGCATCTCCGAGGTCACCCTCGAGTTCGAGTGGGGCTCGGACATGGACCAGCTCTCCATGGAGGTGCGCGAGAAGCTCGACCGCCTGCTGCTGCCCGAGGAGACCACCGACCCGGTGGTGCTGCGCTTCGACCCGAGTCTCGAACCCATCGTGCGGCTGGCGCTGTCAGCTCCGGAGAGCGGCCCGGCCGAGGGCGCCGACCTGCAGGCCATGCGCCGGCTGGCCGACAAGCAGATCAAGCAGGACTTCGAGACCCTCAAGGGCGTGGCGGCGGCCCAGATCAAGGGCGGCCTCGAGGAGGAGATCCAGATCGACGTCGACCAGAACCGCCTTGCGGCCCTGGGCATCACCATCGACGAGATCCGCGCCACCGTCGGCGTCAGCAACGTGAACCTGCCCGGCGGCGCCCTGCGCGGCGAGGACAGCCAGTACCTGATCCGCACCATCAACGAGTTCCGCAGCACCGAGGAGATCGCCGACCTGATCATCCGGCAGGACGGCAACGCGACGGTGCGCCTGCGCGAGGTCGCGACCGTCACCTGGGGCAGCAAGGAGCGCGAGGAGATCACGCGCGTCGGCGGCCGCGAGTCGGTCGAGGTGTCGATCTTCAAGGAGGGCGACGCCAACACCGTCTCGGTGGCGCGCCTGCTGCAGCAGCGTCTGGCCGAATGGCAGGACGGCAAGCTGCCCGCAGGTCACGAGCTGACGGTGCTCTTCGACCAGTCCCACTTCATCAAGCAGGCCATCGACGAGGTGCGCGGCGCGGCGCTGATCGGCGGCGTGCTGGCGGTGCTGGTGCTGCTGGTCTTCCTGCGCGACCTGCGCAGCACCCTGATCATCGCCACCTCGATCCCGATCTCGGTCATCGCCACCTTCGTGGCCATGTACAAGCTCGACATCAGCCTGAACATCATGTCCCTCGGCGGACTGACCCTCGGCATCGGCATGCTGGTCGACAACTCGATCGTCGTGCTCGAGTCCATCTTCCGCAAGCGGCAGCTGGGGGCGAGCCTCTTCCGGGCGGCGGTCGACGGCAGCACCGAGGTGGCCGCCGCGGTGGTGGCCTCGACCCTGACCACCGTGGCCGTCTTCCTGCCCATCGTCTTCGTCGAAGGCGTGGCCGGGCAGCTCTTCCGCGACCAGGCCCTGACCGTGTCGGTCTCCCTGATCGCCTCGCTGATCGTGGCGCTCACCCTGATCCCCATGCTGAGCGCGGCCGGCTCGCGCCTGCCCCTGAAGCACGAGCGCGACGGGGAAGGGGCCGCCGCGGGGGGCACCGAGGAGGAGGTCACCGCCCTGGAAACGGGCCCGGCGCGCTTCACCCTCGGCTGGTTCTCCGCCCTGTACGACGGCTTCCTCAAGGCGGCCATCGCGCGCTCGGCGCTGACGCTGGTCATCGCCTTCGGGCTCTTCTTCGCCTCGGTCTACGGCATCCGTTTCCTGGGCACCGAGCTCATTCCGCAGCTCTCGGAAGGCGAGTTCTTCTTCGAGGTGAACCTGCCCGAGGGCGCTTCGCTGGCCGCCACCGACCGCACGGTCCAGCAGATGGAGGAAGCCGCGGCCGCCGAGCCCGGCATCGCGAAGTTCTACGCCACGGTGGGCAGCCGGCTCGCCTCCGGCGGCATGGCCGTCAACACGAAGGCCGAGAACCTGGCCCAGCTCAACTTCGTCATGGCCGACCGCGGCGACGACGCCGGTGAGCTGAAGGCCGCCGACGACCTGCGCGCCGCCTTCGTCGACCTGCCCGACCTGGAGATCAAGTTCGGCCGGCCGTCGTACTTCTCCCTCAAGACGCCGGTCGAGGTCATCATCTACGGCGAGGACCTCACCGCCCTGCGCAACTACTCCCTCGAGGTGGCCCGCGCCCTGGAGGGCGTGCCCGGCCTGGTCGACGTGCGCTCGTCCCTCGAGGCCGGCAACCCGGAGCTGCAGGTCGTCTTCGACCGCGACCGTCTGGCCTCGCTGGGGCTGGACATGGGCGTGCTCTCCGAGACCCTGAAGAACCGCGTGCTGGGCGTGGTGCCGACCCGCTTCCGCGAGGCCGACCGCCAGATCGACATCCGCATCCGCAACCGGGAGGAGGACCGCCAGTCGGTGCAGGACGTCCGCAACCTCGTCATCCCCGGCGCCGACGGCACGCCCCTGCGCCTGATGAGCGTGGCCTCGGTCACCGAGGCCCGCGGCCCCGCCGAGATCCACCGCCTGCAGCAGCAGCGCGCCGCCGTGGTCTCGGCCAACCTCGAGGGACGCAGCCTCGGCGCCGCCATGGCGGACGTGCAGGCGG encodes the following:
- a CDS encoding efflux RND transporter permease subunit gives rise to the protein MRSFIDVAVRRRVSVVMAALAVIAFGIVAYDRLSLELFPDITYPSLTVQTEFPDTAPQEVENLVTRPVEEAVGVLRGLQTIHSVSRAGISEVTLEFEWGSDMDQLSMEVREKLDRLLLPEETTDPVVLRFDPSLEPIVRLALSAPESGPAEGADLQAMRRLADKQIKQDFETLKGVAAAQIKGGLEEEIQIDVDQNRLAALGITIDEIRATVGVSNVNLPGGALRGEDSQYLIRTINEFRSTEEIADLIIRQDGNATVRLREVATVTWGSKEREEITRVGGRESVEVSIFKEGDANTVSVARLLQQRLAEWQDGKLPAGHELTVLFDQSHFIKQAIDEVRGAALIGGVLAVLVLLVFLRDLRSTLIIATSIPISVIATFVAMYKLDISLNIMSLGGLTLGIGMLVDNSIVVLESIFRKRQLGASLFRAAVDGSTEVAAAVVASTLTTVAVFLPIVFVEGVAGQLFRDQALTVSVSLIASLIVALTLIPMLSAAGSRLPLKHERDGEGAAAGGTEEEVTALETGPARFTLGWFSALYDGFLKAAIARSALTLVIAFGLFFASVYGIRFLGTELIPQLSEGEFFFEVNLPEGASLAATDRTVQQMEEAAAAEPGIAKFYATVGSRLASGGMAVNTKAENLAQLNFVMADRGDDAGELKAADDLRAAFVDLPDLEIKFGRPSYFSLKTPVEVIIYGEDLTALRNYSLEVARALEGVPGLVDVRSSLEAGNPELQVVFDRDRLASLGLDMGVLSETLKNRVLGVVPTRFREADRQIDIRIRNREEDRQSVQDVRNLVIPGADGTPLRLMSVASVTEARGPAEIHRLQQQRAAVVSANLEGRSLGAAMADVQAAVADLPRTPGLSTELGGQNQEMETSFNSLRFAIGLAIFLVYLVMAATFESFLHPFLVLFTIPLALVGVVAGLWLTGTTITVIVLIGTIMLVGIVVNNAIVLIDTVNRLRRAGVAKRDAVIKAGHLRLRPILMTTLTTILGLLPMALSWGEGAELRAPLAITVASGLLLSTLLTLVVIPAAYILVPSRIDAETAPAASATERV